The window ACTTTTGGTCTGAGATTTTAagcgacacgtattttaatactCCGATAaagtatagatttataatttattattatttttatcttatataaaaatttaatcacataatttttattcagaagaaaataagatttaaaataatttatcaaactataatttttaaaaaaattaaaatgcggGTTGAGCTTCCGTTCCcaatgtaaataattaaaggGATGAaaggagtattatttattacaACCTTTAATATTTTTCCTTGTAGAGAAATAATAATACTTTGTACAAAATCGGGTTATTTCTGTATGTTTACGAACGTTTAGGGGACACTTCAGAATTCTTAATAACTACAAAGTCTTCACACTCACAAATCTCCGCTTTCTATTTTCTGCAGCGAGAAAGCCAGAGAGAGGAGAGAAAGAAATGGGTCGGAAGAAGACCGTAGAGTTCGATGAATCCCCGCCAGATTTTGACCCGGAGAATCCATACAAGGACCCAGTTGCAATGCTTGAGATGCGAGAACACATAGTGAGAGAGAAATGGATAGACATAGAGACATCAAAGATCATTCGTGAGAAGCTCCGTTGGTGTTATAGGATAGAGGGGGTTAATCATCTTCAGAAATGTAGGCATCTTGTTCAACAATACATGGATTCTACTCGTGGGATTGGTTGGGGAAAAGATGGTCGTCATCCTGATCAACATGGTCTGTAGAAAACCCCCTTTTTGGCTTTTTCTTCATATTTTTTATGGTTGTTGATTGATTTAAtgggtttttattttttatttttggcaggTCCTAAGGTTGCTGTGGAGTGATTTTGCGGAGGTAAAATTTGGTTTTGTGAATTAGGGGATTTTTAACTGTGTTTTTATATAGTTAAAGTGGTTATCGAAATGTGTTTATTGCAGCTCTTTATTAGTTCTTTGAATGAAAAATCGGAACTTTATGTCTGTGGTAACTTTAACCCCTTTTTGGTCTGTGTCGTGTTCTtgctattttttgattaaatgttgTGTTTCTTGATGTTTGGAAGTTCGTAAGGTTGCTGTGGAGGacatttttgttataaaattagGGTTCCTATTTTCAGATTTTGTCGTGATTGTTCTAATTGTGTTTTTGCTATATGATGTTGAGTTGATTATTGAAACTGTGTTAATGGAAACTCTTTTTTAGTTTTCTGAAGGAAAGATTTGAACTTTTTATAGTAGTGTGAACTCTAAATTGGGAAGCTTGAAAAAAGGAATTATAGAATTAGAGTAACTTTTCGTTTTTTTTGGGGCAAGGATGGTTTTCAAGATGGATTAACCAATTCGTATGTACAAATGTggagaaaattcaaaataaCATAACAGAAGCTCTGATAGTCCTAGAAGGTTTTCACTTATACATTGAATTTGTTATCTATCATGCCACCATGTGTCGATGAAAGTCGTGATGATTATGGGGGTGGGGAGCTGGatatatacaagtatacaaTTAAGAGTCCAATTCTTCCCATTTAACAATCCGCTGGTATATTACTAGGATTCAAAAAGTTCTCAAAGATATGGTGGTATAGAAACTGTTTCGCTTATATACTGTCgtgatgaaaatataatatataacaactCCCCCCCTTTCGAATCAGAGTCTGTTAGTAACTAGCATTATTTAAAGTAATTTGATATATAACTTTTAAGCATTTTGTAAGAAAGTAGATTGAGTAGAATGCTAAATGGTTTCTATATGTATACTAGCTTTTAACTCGTGCTCGGGctaacatataattaatataaattttaaatattttaatcaatatatatatatatatatatatatatatatatatatatatatatatatatatatgttatactcCCTTCTTCCCAcccatttttttacaattttttcacTACTCGACACTCATTTTTaggtgtatataaaatatacttacataacttattttaaaaaaatttggtttagtataaaaatttaaatattaaacttttattcaggaaaaaaaaagtttaaaataatttgtgaaactaTAATTTGTAAGAGACTTAAAATGCATATCAAACCCTTagcctccaatgtaaacaattggtctaatgtaaacaattggagagacggagagagtataattcaaaaaaaatttgtttggttTAAATTTATGTCTATTACAAAATTTACCTATATCAATTTgtgtattattattactattattgtgGGTAGTTATGATTTGGATGTCAGTGAAAGATAATTGCACGACTTTcttcataaatatttgaaaagaatgtgataaataatttgaaaaatttgtttatttggaattggtttgtgtaaaaaaatcatttttttagttGTAGTGTGAGTTAGAGTGGATGTTTACGGTTGTTAAGGacaattaaactaattatttaattaatgaatatcgaaaaattattttatttaaagaaatgtttgtatatttaaaaatatatatggaatTAGTAGATCTAAAAAAAAACCATATCTGGTTGAAGTTTGAGTTAAAGTGAGTGGTTGTAGCTGTTAAGATAAGGTATTGTCTATTCAGATTGTTTAAAGAAATATTTGCATGTTTAGAGTTAGTTGGCGTAAGAAATCGTTTTAGAGTTGGAATGTGAATTGAAAAGAGTGTTTGTAAAAGTTAAGGatagttcaaaatttttttatcatttaaataaaaatttgcatgttTAGAATGATTGGGGTAGGAAATCGTTTTAGAATTGGAGTATGACTTAAAGTAAGTGTTTCTATCAGCCAAGGACAGGTTCAAATTGTTTGATTCATTATGGACATTGTGTTAACCAAAGTACGATACCAACCAATTATACCCCCggttataatatatagtatagatagGAATCTGGCATACCTATTGGAATTCCGGTTACAAGCATGAAGCATTTCAAAGAATAGTGGATTTTGTAGGATTCTAAAAGGTTATATATAGTAATCGGACAACCAATTATACCCCATTCTGGttataatagtatagtatagataggaATCTGGCATACCCATAGGAAGTCCGGTTACAAGCATAAAGCATTTTAAAGAATAGTGGATTTTGTAAAATTCTAAAAGGTTATATATAGTAATCGGGCATACCTGTtggattttattgaattttagtTAAATCTGACTTCCAATCAAAGTTGATAAAGGCTTCCTTTGTTTTGTAATCTTTGTAGTTACAAAAGGAACCAGAACTTTTCCTTAAATAAGTTGCATTTTATAGTTTCTAGGTAGATGAAATGTTTCATAAGTAAATATAGGtaactttaatttttaactaaaagaaCCAAGTGACTTGCAGTTACCGTTACCATGGGTAGGCTAGGCAAGTGGGCTGCTTAAATTTAGAGCAACTATAAGTTACTCTGTATACAATTACTTTGTTAAATTCTAAAATCATGCAATTAGACAAAGtaacttgtttttatttttattttatttttatgaactaAAGTAACTTGTTTTTAGTTTCAAAGAACTTGTGGTCACATCAAAACAATGGAGGCTGAAGATCCTGCTTAACTATTGTCtctgcttaaaattagaattctcTGTAGAATCAGCCGCCTAATATATCTCTGTGCACATAAAAAAATCCAACAAGAAACAGTCTTAGTTCTAAAAGAAGCTTTGATATATTACTGTTAAGTTATCTATTACATTCTAGTGTTACTACTATTAGCTGCAAATTAGTTATATGGCTGCACTTGTATGGCACCTAATTGAAGATCTAATATgtgcataaaaaaaatttgaggaGCGTATTATTGTGGGATTTATTGACTGTTCATACGGTCATACGTAGAAAATGCATGACACTAGTGTATGTAAAATGTTGAATTAACAACAGAAGCAGACTGGCAGCAACATATTGAACCTTATATTTTGGCCTAAACTATTATTAAGCTTTGACTTGTGGCCTTTATAGTCTAATGAGTTGTATATCATTCTTTGAATCCGTTAGCTATTTTCAATCAGCTTATCCATCCGTTAATACTGTcctttaaataatttgttttattgaTGCACACTGATTCCGCAGTTAATTGTTTTGATGTATGGAAATGAAACTGCTACAAGACATGGTTTCGAAACCTCGTTGGAATCTAATTCATATCATAGTCTTTTGTTCCTTTTACTAGTATGGAAATGATGCTCATATTCCTaccttttgtatatttttgcaTCCTATGTCGACACTTGTCATACATTTCTGATCAATGTTAGATGTAATATACACTCCGCAAACTAGGTGCACAATGTTATTTTGCAGATATGATGTATTATATCAATATGGTGATGCAAGTTATTCTTTCTTGCAGGTGCTACTGGATATGTTGAGAACAGCTTACATGTATAAAGGGCAAAAAAACAGATATTGCACGAGCTGATCGCATAGTTTGGTTTCTTTGCTTTATGTCAAAAAACTAAATTCTCTTGTAGATCTATTTGTTCTGAATTCTGGATGATGTCGGCTTTGAGTTTAATCTTTCTGACTTGTGAATGTGATTCAAACAATGGACACGTGGATACAAGGTGATAAATAAGCTTTCTGATAACATATTTGCTACTGATCTGGTTGCAAACAGTTTCAAAAACATCGTCAACTTTAGCTTACTGTCATTTTGAATGAAAACCTTAGCTTAAAGAATAACATCAACTTACAAGACACCCTCTCGCTATTTTCAAATGGAGTTACTGTGTTTCGAACTTGGTCTTCTAAACGATATTGGAGCTATGCTCTTGAGCTGAGCTTGACGTGTGGTCTTGTGAACAGAATTGTTCCTGCATTTAGTACATATCTGTAGAGTTTTAGTTTTGTGAATGGTAATCGTAATTGCCTAACAGGACTAGGATTTTATGTTGCAAATGTCTCTCAGATATTTATTTGTGAATTAGTTGGTAgctttaaaattgaatatgatAAAGATGCAGCAGTGCAGTGCTGGTCGCACACTGAGCATGTCTCAAGCGGACTTCCACAAGCAATTCTATCAAGTGTGTTCTTGAAAGCAGCCCATTAATCTTGTTATGCCATTATCACCTCGGATTGCAATCAGTTTAGCTTTTTTACTGATGCCATAATGCAGGACTGAAGGTCTTTGTCCCTTTCATGACTGGCTGATTCACTAAGATCATAAGACAGAACTTAGAAACAAGAACAAATATTACAGAGAAACATATTCTGAACCTATATACTCCCCGGGATGTATCATCAGTCGGCTACTTACCCTTACATCGGAGGTGCTTGACAGCAACCACCCCTGGTCAGGCATGGTTTTGCAGGTTCCCCTCCGACTACACCTCACTACCACCCCTGGTCAGGCATGGTTTTGCAGGTTCCCCTCCGACTACACCTCACTCACGATGGAAAACCAATGAATCAAGTGAactgcaagttttattttaacatCGAAATACAGTTTTTCTTTTGCCATATTATAGCAACTATAACTTTTTTGCAATGAGCATTGGCCTGGCTCTAGTGCAACTTTGATATCAATGTATCCACTTGAGCTCCCTTCAGTCCAATAAGTGGGAAAAGTATGCGGACGGAGTTGCTCTCACATCATGCAACTGGCTAGACTTAACTTTCCAAAACTCCATTCACATAACAAAGAAAATACTAAGCTTAACCAAGTGCATGAGATGACAGCTCTATCCGCTCCCCACCCCTCAGTATTGTTCTGAATAGAGCTCATTAGCCACACACAAGTAACAAGGTAACACACAGATATGCAGTAGAGGCTAGAACGCGTTGTACACTTCTAGTTCGCGTAGAATATTTATACGCAAATCTCTGGCATCGTAAACTTCTTCCCAGGCATCTCTTTCCCTTTGTCTTCTTCAGGTCAGCTATTGTTTCTGAGCTTTACGCAGTTGTAgcaagtgttttaaaaattgcCTAGTGGGATCTCGAGGGAAAAGCATCTGCACTTGCGTAAAAAGCTAGGGATAACTAAGGATGTATATATAGGGGACTGTCTGGCATACAAGTAAGGATCAATCAGACATGAACAGAGACTGGTCTCATCGCAAATTCTATCCAAATACTGAATTTTCTATCGAACATAACTACGCTTGCTGAAAATGGGAACTTTCGGGTTTATTTTAAACTGCTCTGCTGTAGTCACATCATGTGTCATTAAAC of the Daucus carota subsp. sativus chromosome 4, DH1 v3.0, whole genome shotgun sequence genome contains:
- the LOC108216418 gene encoding NADH dehydrogenase [ubiquinone] 1 beta subcomplex subunit 10-A, whose translation is MGRKKTVEFDESPPDFDPENPYKDPVAMLEMREHIVREKWIDIETSKIIREKLRWCYRIEGVNHLQKCRHLVQQYMDSTRGIGWGKDGRHPDQHGPKVAVE